The following coding sequences lie in one Caproicibacterium argilliputei genomic window:
- a CDS encoding ABC transporter permease subunit yields MKLPKFLRRLLNGRQMVLIKKDFREMWYNPVVRSMLVVVPLVFVVLLPILFMVLANLLPASSVSGMEQMRTLLSEKQSYMNDRQSLFYIYSDCLAPMLYLIVPLMTACVTAASSFVGEKERGTIETLFLTPLTTREIFNSKVLGCVGLSALVSLLSFVLYAIVMSIGDILLGVTAFLADPIWLPMVFLLSPALILFGVLFMVLVSGRSHSFMESVQICGYVLLPLILLYVGQFTGTFRLTVLHYLLLGLLIGAVDCVIWKITSAHFTPEKLLR; encoded by the coding sequence GTGAAACTGCCGAAATTCCTGCGCCGCCTGCTGAATGGGCGCCAGATGGTCTTGATTAAGAAAGATTTTCGGGAAATGTGGTACAATCCTGTGGTGCGTTCCATGCTGGTCGTTGTACCGCTTGTGTTTGTGGTGCTGCTTCCCATTTTGTTTATGGTGCTTGCCAACCTGCTGCCGGCTTCCAGTGTGTCCGGCATGGAGCAAATGCGCACTCTGCTTTCGGAAAAGCAGAGTTATATGAATGACCGGCAGTCCCTGTTTTACATTTATTCGGATTGCCTTGCGCCCATGCTGTACCTGATTGTGCCGCTGATGACCGCGTGCGTCACAGCAGCCAGCAGTTTTGTCGGGGAAAAAGAGCGCGGAACGATTGAAACGCTTTTTCTGACACCGCTGACTACCAGAGAGATTTTTAACTCGAAAGTGCTGGGATGTGTGGGCCTTTCCGCTTTGGTGTCCCTGCTTTCCTTTGTTTTGTATGCCATCGTCATGTCCATTGGCGATATTCTGCTGGGGGTAACGGCTTTTTTGGCAGATCCCATCTGGCTGCCCATGGTGTTTTTGCTTTCGCCGGCACTGATTTTGTTTGGGGTGCTGTTTATGGTGCTGGTGTCGGGGCGCAGCCACAGCTTTATGGAATCGGTACAGATTTGTGGCTATGTCCTGCTGCCACTGATTCTTTTGTATGTAGGGCAGTTTACGGGAACATTCCGCCTAACTGTGCTGCATTACCTGCTGCTTGGTCTGCTGATTGGTGCGGTGGACTGTGTTATCTGGAAAATCACCTCCGCGCATTTTACACCGGAAAAATTGCTGCGCTGA
- the trxA gene encoding thioredoxin, with protein MAELIHADEAVFDKTLKENKVVLCDFWATWCGPCKMLGPVIEQLAQEYDGRVAVMKVDVDKNQDLAAKFAVMSIPTVFVFRDGSPVDSKVGAMPVDDYRKMLDAVL; from the coding sequence ATGGCGGAATTAATTCATGCAGATGAAGCTGTGTTTGACAAAACGCTGAAAGAGAACAAGGTTGTCCTTTGCGATTTTTGGGCAACCTGGTGCGGTCCCTGCAAAATGCTTGGGCCGGTCATCGAACAGCTTGCGCAGGAGTACGATGGGCGTGTGGCGGTTATGAAAGTGGATGTGGACAAAAACCAGGATCTTGCGGCGAAATTTGCCGTAATGAGCATCCCAACAGTTTTTGTTTTCCGTGACGGCAGTCCGGTGGACAGCAAGGTTGGCGCTATGCCGGTTGATGACTACCGTAAAATGTTGGATGCGGTTTTATAA
- a CDS encoding ABC transporter ATP-binding protein codes for MDAIFTERLTKSFDGRANALDTLSITVPEGAAFALLGGNGAGKTTAVKLLAGLLTPTSGYSEILGVNPMKKSARLHKVCGVVTPSARMYACMTGQENLAFFGEAAGMKNTDAQTRTAELMKELGIWQARDLPVSEFPTGMLQRLSLARALMTHPRVLLLDEPTVGLDTEGAEAMVGVISGLVKKEGVTVFLCTHHFLYAQQLCTEYGILSKGSLIAGGTLEVLCRKAGCRIRAGFRLPPQDALGGFTQGADDFWEKEIEQEEEMPELLRRAVAEGHDIYEARLCRPTLADAYMALLGKERSL; via the coding sequence ATGGATGCAATATTTACGGAAAGACTGACTAAGTCGTTTGACGGCAGGGCAAATGCACTGGATACACTGAGCATAACCGTTCCCGAGGGGGCGGCGTTTGCGCTGCTTGGTGGGAACGGTGCAGGAAAGACCACAGCGGTCAAACTACTGGCAGGGCTGCTGACACCGACAAGCGGTTACAGCGAAATTTTAGGGGTTAACCCTATGAAAAAGTCAGCGCGCCTGCACAAGGTGTGCGGTGTGGTCACGCCGTCAGCCCGGATGTATGCCTGTATGACCGGGCAGGAAAATCTGGCGTTTTTCGGCGAAGCGGCGGGCATGAAAAATACGGACGCGCAGACCCGCACAGCGGAACTGATGAAAGAGCTTGGCATCTGGCAGGCGCGGGATCTGCCGGTCAGCGAATTTCCCACTGGCATGCTGCAGCGCCTTTCTTTGGCAAGGGCGCTTATGACGCACCCCAGGGTGTTGCTGCTGGACGAACCGACGGTGGGGTTGGACACAGAGGGTGCAGAGGCCATGGTCGGCGTGATTTCCGGTTTGGTCAAAAAAGAGGGCGTCACGGTTTTCCTCTGCACGCACCACTTTCTGTATGCCCAGCAACTTTGCACCGAATACGGAATTTTGAGCAAGGGCAGTCTGATTGCCGGCGGTACGCTGGAGGTACTGTGCCGCAAAGCGGGCTGCCGAATCCGCGCCGGGTTCCGTCTGCCGCCGCAGGATGCCTTGGGCGGCTTTACGCAGGGTGCCGACGATTTTTGGGAAAAGGAAATTGAGCAGGAGGAGGAGATGCCGGAATTGCTGCGGCGCGCCGTGGCAGAGGGGCACGATATCTATGAAGCCAGACTGTGCAGGCCTACGCTGGCGGATGCATACATGGCACTGTTGGGAAAGGAGAGATCATTGTGA
- a CDS encoding GntR family transcriptional regulator produces the protein MAWSLSSDRPIYAQLVEQVKLRIVSGLYPAGSKLPSVRDLAAEAAVNPNTMQRALAQLETEGLIFPQRTSGRFVTQEEQKIMELKASLAQNVISDFLTQMARLGFSKEESVHLVQTAEYDQEEGEI, from the coding sequence ATGGCATGGAGTCTATCGTCAGACCGTCCCATTTACGCACAGTTGGTCGAGCAGGTCAAACTGCGCATTGTGTCGGGGCTTTATCCGGCGGGCAGCAAGCTGCCCAGTGTGCGGGATCTGGCAGCAGAGGCGGCTGTGAATCCCAACACCATGCAGCGCGCTCTGGCGCAGCTTGAAACGGAGGGGCTGATTTTTCCGCAGCGTACCAGCGGCAGATTTGTTACACAGGAGGAGCAGAAGATTATGGAACTGAAGGCGAGCTTGGCGCAAAATGTGATCAGCGATTTTCTGACACAAATGGCCCGCTTGGGCTTCTCAAAAGAAGAAAGTGTCCATTTGGTGCAGACGGCTGAATACGACCAGGAAGAGGGGGAGATTTGA
- a CDS encoding ATP--guanido phosphotransferase gives MSHKWYESTGPDSDVVLGSCVCMMRNLADLPFPARMSRSDKERSRLRVEKALCGVPNAAGAFLCADLEDLGETARVSFVERQLCTPEFIAKPAGRTLFYTADEHVSIMVNGADHVRLQLVLPGCQPGSALSAADTLDTMLDRVLRYAFHGDIGYLTQSLTDLGTGMVPALLLHLPALQQGGAVERLSSDVAQLGFSLRGVFDGAVETAGAVFELANRITLGISEKNAVENLQSIGSQLIERERRARTELLATVEAQDAVSRGLAVMVGARMLEFGEFLHLYANVRMGLCAGLVHGLRPEQMDTLLFAVQPATMVLRAGKALDPQQRQTRRAQLVSGALSAAQRL, from the coding sequence ATGAGCCATAAATGGTACGAAAGCACCGGACCGGACAGCGACGTGGTGCTTGGTTCCTGTGTTTGCATGATGCGCAATCTGGCAGATTTGCCATTCCCAGCGCGAATGTCGCGCTCTGACAAAGAGCGCAGCCGTCTGCGCGTTGAAAAGGCGCTGTGCGGGGTGCCCAATGCCGCTGGTGCTTTTCTGTGTGCGGATCTGGAGGATTTAGGCGAAACAGCGCGGGTTTCCTTTGTAGAGCGGCAACTCTGCACACCGGAGTTTATTGCGAAACCAGCGGGGCGCACACTGTTTTATACAGCAGATGAGCATGTGAGCATTATGGTGAATGGTGCCGACCATGTGCGCCTGCAGCTTGTCCTGCCGGGGTGCCAGCCCGGCAGCGCGCTGTCCGCGGCGGACACGCTCGACACCATGCTGGACCGTGTGCTTCGCTATGCATTTCATGGGGATATCGGCTATTTGACACAAAGTCTGACGGACTTGGGCACCGGCATGGTGCCCGCTTTGCTGCTGCATTTGCCCGCGCTGCAGCAGGGAGGAGCTGTGGAACGGCTTTCCAGCGACGTTGCGCAGCTTGGTTTTTCCCTGCGTGGCGTGTTCGATGGTGCAGTGGAGACTGCCGGTGCTGTGTTTGAATTGGCAAATCGCATTACGCTGGGCATCAGCGAAAAAAACGCGGTCGAAAATCTGCAGTCTATCGGCAGCCAACTGATTGAGCGGGAGCGGCGCGCGCGGACGGAACTGCTGGCAACGGTCGAAGCACAGGATGCGGTTTCGCGCGGGCTTGCGGTGATGGTTGGTGCTCGTATGCTGGAGTTCGGCGAATTTCTGCACCTTTATGCCAATGTGCGCATGGGGCTGTGTGCCGGCTTGGTTCATGGTCTGCGGCCGGAGCAGATGGATACGCTGCTGTTCGCCGTGCAGCCTGCCACAATGGTGCTGCGCGCAGGCAAGGCGCTGGACCCGCAGCAGCGCCAGACACGCCGCGCGCAGCTGGTCAGCGGTGCGCTTTCGGCTGCGCAGCGGCTCTAG
- a CDS encoding ABC transporter ATP-binding protein produces the protein MEPILQCSGLCKNYAGKEALRGVDLTVERGRIVGLLGPNGSGKTTLIKLCNGLLTPSSGVLTINDMLPGPETKKIVSYLPERTYLSNWMCVKDLLDMFSDFYDDFDKAKALDMLQRLHVNTADRLRTMSKGTKEKVQLILVMSRSAQLYLLDEPIGGVDPAARDYILHTIINNYNENATVLISTHLIADVESVLDEVIFISNGSLVLHASVDEIREHEGASVDAYFREVFKC, from the coding sequence ATGGAACCGATTTTACAGTGCAGCGGTCTTTGCAAAAATTACGCTGGAAAAGAAGCGCTGCGCGGCGTAGACTTGACTGTCGAGCGTGGGCGTATTGTGGGCCTGCTGGGGCCAAACGGCAGCGGCAAAACCACTTTGATTAAGCTGTGCAACGGCCTGCTCACACCTAGTTCCGGTGTGCTGACTATCAACGATATGCTTCCGGGACCGGAAACTAAAAAAATTGTTTCTTATCTGCCGGAGCGAACCTATCTCAGCAACTGGATGTGCGTGAAGGATCTGCTGGATATGTTCAGTGATTTTTATGATGATTTTGATAAGGCAAAAGCGCTGGATATGTTGCAGCGCCTGCATGTAAATACGGCAGATCGCCTGCGCACCATGAGCAAGGGTACCAAAGAAAAGGTGCAGCTGATTTTAGTCATGAGCCGCAGCGCACAGCTTTACCTGCTGGATGAGCCAATCGGCGGTGTGGACCCTGCCGCGCGGGATTACATCCTGCACACGATTATCAACAACTACAATGAAAATGCCACCGTGCTGATTAGTACGCACTTGATTGCAGATGTCGAGTCTGTCTTGGATGAAGTCATTTTTATTAGCAACGGCAGTCTGGTGCTGCACGCTTCCGTAGATGAGATTCGGGAGCATGAGGGCGCCAGCGTGGACGCTTACTTCCGGGAGGTATTCAAATGCTGA
- a CDS encoding PHP domain-containing protein yields MAADLHCHTKMSDGTLSIEELVMLAKKRGLDTIAVTDHDTFAGAGRAVIYGKRKGVEVIPGAEFSTTDGKTGRKAHILCYCCPHPDRLLGLCHSIAETRKRATLVMLQKVLRLYRLPVEMITHRAQGSTNIYKQHIMHALMDAGYADSIYGDLYDRLFSPHEGVAYVPVKYPETRDVIRQIHEAGGLAVLAHPAEYDSYDLLLELCSSRLIDGIEVSHPRSVPEDEKCFCALAKQYGLIMTGGSDFHGMYSQQMKPLGSCTTDEAQLSLMKRMAQSA; encoded by the coding sequence TTGGCGGCGGATTTGCATTGCCACACAAAAATGTCAGATGGCACATTAAGTATTGAGGAACTGGTGATGCTGGCGAAAAAGCGCGGACTGGACACCATTGCGGTAACGGACCATGATACTTTTGCCGGTGCCGGTCGGGCGGTGATTTACGGAAAAAGAAAGGGCGTTGAGGTGATTCCGGGCGCGGAATTTTCCACTACAGACGGTAAAACGGGGCGCAAAGCGCATATTCTCTGCTACTGCTGTCCGCACCCCGACAGACTGCTGGGGCTGTGCCACAGCATTGCGGAAACACGAAAGCGTGCAACATTGGTCATGCTGCAGAAGGTCTTGCGGCTGTACCGCCTGCCGGTAGAGATGATTACCCACCGGGCACAGGGGAGCACCAATATTTACAAGCAGCACATCATGCACGCACTGATGGATGCCGGTTATGCAGATTCCATTTACGGGGATTTGTATGACCGGCTATTTTCCCCACACGAAGGAGTCGCCTATGTACCGGTGAAGTATCCGGAAACACGGGATGTTATTCGCCAGATTCACGAGGCGGGCGGTCTGGCGGTTTTGGCACATCCGGCGGAGTATGACAGCTACGATCTTTTGCTGGAGTTGTGCTCGTCCCGCTTGATTGATGGCATCGAGGTTTCCCATCCGCGCAGTGTGCCGGAAGATGAAAAATGTTTCTGCGCGCTTGCAAAGCAGTACGGGCTGATTATGACCGGCGGCTCGGACTTTCACGGGATGTATTCCCAGCAGATGAAGCCGCTTGGCAGTTGTACAACGGACGAGGCACAGCTGAGTCTTATGAAACGTATGGCGCAAAGCGCTTAA
- a CDS encoding S1 RNA-binding domain-containing protein yields MFGYEPEGWRLEQAENRAALRTPAALAQAARAGQILESRAILCDSEHNLVVNLGCMQGIIPREEGAMGIREGTVRDIALLSRVNRPVCFYITGFSEENGHTTALLSRRAAQEACWRDYLSKLIPGDVLDARITHLEPFGAFVDIGCGIVALMPIDAISVSRIEHPRQRFTTGMDIRAVVRSIEGRRITLSQRELLGTWEENAAHFHSGETVGGIVRSIEPYGIFVELTPNLAGLAECRESVTTGQQASVYIKSILPARMKVKLVIIDTFDLKSKPEPPHYYFTGDHMDHFLYSPPESSKIIETVFTKEEN; encoded by the coding sequence ATGTTTGGATATGAACCCGAGGGCTGGCGGCTGGAGCAAGCGGAAAACCGCGCGGCACTGCGAACCCCCGCAGCGCTGGCACAGGCGGCGCGAGCCGGTCAAATTTTAGAAAGCCGTGCAATTCTGTGTGACAGCGAGCACAATCTGGTGGTGAATCTCGGCTGTATGCAGGGCATCATTCCCCGGGAAGAGGGTGCCATGGGAATCCGCGAAGGCACTGTGCGCGACATCGCGCTGCTTTCCCGCGTTAACCGGCCGGTCTGCTTTTACATAACCGGATTTTCAGAAGAAAACGGGCACACCACCGCACTGCTTTCCCGCCGCGCCGCACAGGAAGCCTGTTGGCGGGACTACTTGAGCAAGCTGATTCCGGGGGATGTGCTGGACGCACGTATCACCCATCTGGAGCCTTTCGGCGCGTTTGTCGACATCGGCTGCGGCATTGTGGCTCTGATGCCGATTGATGCCATCAGTGTTTCGCGCATAGAGCACCCACGGCAGCGCTTCACCACCGGTATGGACATCCGCGCAGTTGTACGCAGCATTGAAGGGCGGCGCATCACGCTAAGTCAGCGGGAACTGCTGGGCACCTGGGAAGAAAACGCCGCGCATTTTCACAGTGGTGAAACCGTTGGCGGCATTGTGCGCAGCATTGAACCTTACGGCATTTTTGTGGAGCTTACCCCAAACCTCGCGGGACTTGCCGAATGCCGCGAAAGCGTGACGACTGGCCAGCAGGCGAGTGTTTACATCAAAAGCATTCTGCCGGCGCGCATGAAAGTCAAATTAGTCATTATCGATACCTTTGACTTAAAAAGCAAACCAGAACCACCGCACTACTACTTTACCGGCGACCACATGGATCACTTCCTGTACTCGCCGCCCGAGAGCAGCAAAATCATCGAAACCGTTTTTACAAAAGAGGAAAACTAG
- a CDS encoding TIGR03905 family TSCPD domain-containing protein: MEEYRYKTKGTCSREIRLQLDGDVVQNVQVIGGCDGNLKGISALVKGMKADEVIRRCSGIRCGSKSTSCPDQLAQALREALHR, from the coding sequence ATGGAAGAATATCGTTACAAGACAAAGGGAACCTGCTCCCGCGAAATTCGCCTGCAGTTGGACGGCGATGTGGTTCAGAATGTTCAGGTTATCGGCGGCTGCGACGGCAACCTAAAGGGCATCAGCGCCCTGGTAAAGGGCATGAAGGCAGACGAAGTGATTCGCAGATGCAGCGGGATTCGCTGCGGCAGTAAGTCGACTTCCTGCCCGGATCAGTTGGCGCAGGCACTGCGGGAAGCCCTGCACCGGTAA
- a CDS encoding peptidylprolyl isomerase: MQLKKRLTAAALALAVALAVAGCGSSAGGASSAADTDSQAASSAASAQSAASGSDTSSESAVRPDDGKKLGYQLEKPAVGEEVAVLQTSLGTIKVRLFPEAAPKTVENFKGLIKKGYYNGVTFHRVIKDFMIQSGDPTATGSGGDSIWNENFSDEFNANLVNLRGSLAMANSGYNTNGSQFFINQAPKVESTRWDQVASMYKQLESYDKSEWSQFANSSQYYSILDPNKLTDAYKALYEKQGGNPNLDGAYNAFTPPRGHSVFGQVYEGLDIVDKIAAVKVDSADKPLSTVKIVKATLEKYAG, encoded by the coding sequence ATGCAGTTAAAAAAGAGATTGACAGCCGCCGCGCTGGCTTTGGCAGTTGCGCTGGCTGTTGCGGGCTGCGGCTCGTCTGCCGGCGGTGCTTCGTCTGCGGCAGATACGGACAGCCAGGCAGCAAGCAGTGCGGCTTCCGCACAGTCGGCGGCGTCCGGCAGCGATACTTCCTCCGAGTCCGCTGTTCGGCCGGATGACGGAAAGAAACTGGGCTATCAGCTGGAAAAACCTGCGGTAGGAGAAGAAGTTGCGGTTCTGCAGACCAGTCTGGGCACCATCAAGGTACGTCTGTTTCCGGAGGCTGCGCCGAAAACCGTGGAGAATTTTAAAGGGTTGATTAAAAAAGGATATTACAACGGTGTGACCTTTCACCGTGTCATTAAGGATTTTATGATTCAGTCCGGCGACCCCACCGCTACCGGCAGCGGCGGTGACAGCATTTGGAACGAAAATTTTTCCGATGAGTTTAATGCCAATTTGGTCAATCTGCGTGGTTCCCTTGCCATGGCAAACAGTGGGTACAACACAAACGGCAGCCAGTTCTTTATTAACCAGGCGCCCAAAGTTGAAAGTACCCGCTGGGATCAGGTTGCAAGTATGTACAAACAGCTGGAGTCTTATGATAAGAGCGAGTGGTCACAGTTTGCAAACAGTTCGCAGTATTACTCGATTCTGGACCCAAACAAACTGACCGATGCTTACAAAGCCCTTTACGAAAAACAGGGCGGAAACCCGAATTTGGACGGTGCCTACAATGCCTTTACACCGCCGCGCGGTCACTCTGTGTTCGGTCAGGTTTACGAAGGGTTGGACATTGTGGACAAAATTGCAGCAGTGAAAGTAGACAGTGCAGACAAGCCGCTTTCTACGGTAAAAATTGTCAAAGCAACACTTGAAAAATATGCGGGATAA
- the clpB gene encoding ATP-dependent chaperone ClpB: protein MNAQNFTQKSLDAVQRAQSLALSHDNMQIEQAHLLSALLTQENGLIPQLLKKLNVDAQAFLNAVDGAIEKIPGVSGPGREPGQIYISHDVDTALTEAESAAKRMSDEYVSVEHLFIGLLRKADDTLKKLFRDFGITESRFLGVLSSVRGNTRVTSDSPEETYDALSKYATDLVQAAREQKLDPVIGRDSEIRDTIRILSRKTKNNPVLIGEPGVGKTAIAEGLAQRIVRGDVPNNLKDHKLYSLDMGALVAGAKYRGEFEERFKAVLNEVKKSEGRVILFIDELHTIVGAGKTEGSMDAGNLLKPMLARGELHCIGATTLNEYHQYIEKDAALERRFQPVMVDEPSVEDTVSILRGLKERYEVFHGVKITDQALIAAATLSNRYISDRFLPDKAIDLVDEACATVRTEIDSMPSELDDVSRKIMQLEIEEAALKKEDDRLSQQHLVDLQKELAELRERFKEMKAQWENEKQDIEAVQKLRSDIEHCNAEIEQAQRDYDLNKAAELKYGKLPQMQKALEEAEQQAEKNDHQLLRDRVDEEEVARIVGRWTGIPVSRLMEGERGKLLRLPETLHQRVIGQDEAVQKVSEAILRSRAGIQDPNRPIGSFLFLGPTGVGKTELAKALAQTLFDDERSMVRIDMSEYMEKYSVSRLIGAPPGYVGYEEGGQLTEAVRRKPYSVVLFDEVEKAHPDVFNILLQVLDDGRITDSQGRTVDFKNTILILTSNLGSQQILEGIQPDGTISEEARKQVQAQLRVQFRPEFLNRLDEIVFYKPLGKAEINQIVDLQIASLRRRLADRELDVGLTDAARAYVVEQGYDPVYGARPLKRFLQSKVETLIAKKMIAGDLAPRSTIRIDYDGKQLTAGTVYNAEV from the coding sequence ATGAATGCACAAAATTTCACACAAAAATCATTGGATGCCGTGCAGCGCGCGCAGAGTCTGGCGCTTTCGCATGACAATATGCAGATTGAGCAGGCGCACCTGCTCAGCGCACTGCTGACACAGGAAAACGGCCTGATTCCGCAGCTGCTGAAAAAGTTAAACGTGGACGCACAGGCGTTTCTGAACGCGGTGGACGGTGCGATTGAAAAAATTCCCGGCGTTTCCGGGCCGGGCCGCGAGCCGGGACAGATTTACATTTCCCATGATGTGGACACCGCACTGACCGAAGCGGAGTCTGCCGCCAAGCGGATGAGTGATGAGTATGTTTCCGTAGAACATCTGTTTATCGGCTTGCTGCGCAAGGCAGACGATACACTGAAAAAGCTGTTCCGTGACTTCGGCATTACCGAGAGTCGGTTTCTGGGGGTGCTTTCCAGTGTGCGCGGCAACACGCGTGTGACCAGCGACAGCCCGGAAGAAACCTACGACGCGCTTTCCAAGTATGCGACCGATCTGGTGCAGGCGGCACGTGAACAAAAGCTTGACCCGGTCATCGGCCGCGACTCTGAAATCCGCGACACCATTCGGATTTTGTCCCGGAAAACCAAAAATAACCCGGTGCTCATTGGCGAACCGGGTGTCGGCAAAACCGCCATTGCGGAAGGGCTTGCGCAGCGAATCGTGCGAGGCGATGTGCCGAACAACCTCAAAGACCACAAGTTGTATTCGCTTGACATGGGCGCATTGGTGGCTGGCGCAAAGTACCGCGGCGAGTTTGAGGAACGTTTTAAGGCAGTGCTCAACGAAGTGAAAAAGTCAGAAGGCCGCGTCATTTTGTTTATCGATGAGTTGCACACTATTGTCGGCGCGGGAAAAACAGAGGGCAGCATGGACGCCGGCAATCTGCTCAAGCCCATGCTGGCGCGTGGCGAGCTGCACTGCATCGGCGCAACCACCCTTAATGAATATCACCAGTACATCGAAAAGGATGCCGCCTTGGAACGCCGCTTTCAGCCGGTGATGGTGGATGAGCCGAGCGTGGAAGACACGGTGTCTATCCTGCGCGGCTTAAAAGAACGGTATGAGGTGTTCCATGGTGTTAAGATTACCGACCAGGCACTGATTGCCGCCGCAACGCTTTCCAATCGGTACATTTCCGACCGCTTTCTGCCGGACAAAGCGATTGACCTGGTAGATGAGGCTTGCGCCACTGTCCGTACGGAAATTGACTCTATGCCGAGCGAACTGGATGATGTGTCGCGTAAAATCATGCAGTTGGAAATCGAAGAGGCTGCGCTGAAAAAAGAGGACGACCGCCTCAGCCAGCAGCATCTGGTGGATTTGCAGAAAGAACTGGCGGAGCTGCGCGAACGTTTCAAGGAAATGAAGGCGCAGTGGGAAAACGAAAAGCAGGATATTGAGGCCGTACAGAAGCTTCGCTCAGATATAGAACACTGCAACGCGGAAATCGAGCAGGCACAGCGTGATTATGACCTGAACAAAGCAGCGGAACTCAAGTACGGCAAACTGCCGCAGATGCAGAAAGCGCTGGAGGAAGCGGAGCAGCAGGCGGAGAAAAACGACCATCAGCTGCTGCGCGACCGTGTGGATGAGGAAGAAGTGGCACGCATTGTCGGGCGCTGGACGGGCATTCCGGTCAGCCGCTTGATGGAGGGCGAACGCGGCAAACTGCTGCGTCTGCCGGAAACGCTGCATCAGCGTGTGATTGGGCAGGACGAAGCGGTGCAGAAAGTCAGCGAAGCCATTCTGCGTTCGCGCGCGGGCATTCAGGACCCGAACCGTCCCATCGGTTCGTTCCTGTTCCTCGGCCCGACCGGCGTGGGTAAAACCGAACTGGCAAAAGCGCTTGCGCAGACGCTGTTTGACGATGAGCGCAGCATGGTGCGGATTGATATGTCGGAATATATGGAGAAGTACAGTGTATCGCGCTTAATCGGTGCGCCTCCGGGGTATGTCGGGTACGAAGAGGGCGGCCAGCTGACCGAAGCGGTTCGCCGCAAGCCCTACAGTGTGGTGCTGTTTGACGAAGTCGAAAAGGCGCATCCGGATGTGTTTAATATTCTGCTGCAGGTGCTGGATGACGGCCGCATTACCGACAGTCAGGGGCGCACGGTGGATTTTAAAAACACGATTCTGATTTTGACCTCCAACTTAGGTTCGCAGCAGATTCTGGAGGGGATTCAGCCGGATGGTACCATCAGCGAGGAAGCCCGCAAGCAGGTGCAGGCGCAGCTGCGTGTGCAGTTCCGTCCGGAGTTTCTGAACCGTTTGGATGAAATTGTATTCTATAAGCCGCTTGGGAAAGCTGAGATTAACCAAATTGTCGACCTGCAGATTGCGTCTTTGCGCCGCAGGCTGGCAGACCGCGAGCTGGATGTGGGGCTGACCGATGCCGCCCGTGCCTATGTGGTGGAGCAGGGTTACGACCCGGTGTACGGCGCGCGTCCGCTGAAACGTTTTCTGCAGTCGAAAGTGGAAACTCTGATTGCAAAAAAAATGATTGCGGGCGACCTTGCGCCGCGCTCAACCATTCGCATTGATTATGACGGCAAGCAGTTGACAGCAGGCACAGTTTATAACGCGGAAGTGTAA